The genomic interval ATTGGTCCCTCTTCTTGATTCTTTCTGAATAATTCAATGTATTTaacaaaagtgcaataaaaaacaagaaaacaaaattttatgttttttttttctatcttccATGTTTATATCATTGAAGtttcaatataaatagattCGATATATATCATCGAGTCTCACATGTAAAATTGATCGGAGAATATTGTTGCCACATAGCACTTTAACTTTGAGTTAATGATGTATAGTTTTGTGGTACAGTCACAAGGAACACATTCTAATCAATCTtgtacaaattaataataataatatatttttttttattatttttctttgtctcGTTGTAGCCGGTTATTAAACTTTAGGTACATCCATCCATATCCAATTTGAGTCACCAAATAAACATCccacatgcatttttttttgttatgtcctttttaaatctttaaattatttttctttatccaTTTCATTCAGAAAATAACTTGGTTCGTTTTTAGTTGGATTTTGGATTGACTCGCTTTACTATCATCCCTAGTAATGACCTACACCAGATAAGTTTCTTacaatatatttactttttaaatttcaatatatgtatataactaataaaatttataaatgatatGGACTAGACTTTGGTGGTGAACTTATATGATAACTTTTGACTTTTGAGATAGAGGCAATAATTTTCAAGTCTCATAGATTGATTATAAATGTATGATGATATTATCGTTACAAAGAAATATATCTATAAGagtgatttaaattaaaaatggttAATAAAATTAGGTGTTTTGATAAAAGGAGGAGGAACctaaaagttatttataatgcatcataaaattttaataaataaattacaagtGTTTAATCATGTAACTATGACTCATGTACCATTTGTTTTACTTCACTTtggatattttattttctccaacATATAAAATGATGACGAAGgtcaatgtttatatattttttttatttgtttttagaatAAGATGTTGGAATTTTAgaaaagattattattattttattaagaaGATACTGTGACCATTATGAAAAccaaagttttaataaaaaattatgaagaaaaggaagaacaatTAATAAGAGTCTATTCAAATTAATGGatagaaaaaaagaattaaagaatgGTAATCTCTTTGCAATGTCAGGAATGATGTCACATTCCTTTCAGCAACGCTGACGTCATCCATGCGGCTGCTTTTAACCATTATTAAAAACGAATTTAtactagtttttaattaaatgacaTTCAACTTAATCAAGTATGTAGTCACATATGTGTGAGAGCCTGACTCTATCAATGAGGAGCACACTCAAAAACACACGTCCTTACCTTTCGTGAGAGTAAAGaatcaaatttaaatcttatttgagaaaaaaaggtTAATAGTGTCACTGGCCAAAAAATCTTTAACAAAAATACTCATCTTAAAACCAATATATAAGCAGCATGTTtgcctaaaaataaaatttaaagttattaattttattttaagttatacacttcatcatattttatttgatagttTATTAATTCCAAAGCAAATAATGTCACAAATGCAGTGTTATAAACAAAACCTTGATTCATAGTTTGCTCGTTTgaaattatggatttaatataataacaatatacaatataaatatatggctattttttttgcatgtgttcatagaaaaaataaaagtaagacAGAGAAAGAGAATGGATTAGTATGAATTgttgagagagaaaaataaaaatgagaaagtaTCTAATGAATCTAAAAGGGAGCATTCGTGAAGTTATTACTTTACAGACGACTCTAAAAGGGACATCCAGTGAAGTTATTATTTTACGGACGACCTGCAAATATCCCTAAAATACCGGGATTTTGCAAACATCTCTAGAATACCAGACCTCTGAATGCATACAAAGAATAACCGAtacaaaatccaaatattttaaGCTATTAACTTGAAAGTCTAGGACTTCCTACGAGGTTAGCTCAAACACAATTTACCTCCCAAGTTCTGACAGGATTCAGTGCTTTATTGTTGGTAGTGCTTTATTGTTGGTATAGTTATTTCTGAAAGATATATAACTGAAGTATGATATATAGATAGCCAAGagtaaatatggatttattggGTGTGAAGCGGTGAATAGGATGCACAGTATGATAAATTGACAGCAGGGTAAtaatgaaacaaaacaaaacaaaagacagTGTGTGTCATGACTCATGAAAAACAGTAGATTGATAAGTAGTCAAGCAGTCAAAAAAGGAGTGGAAAAAGCAAAAACAGAATGGTAGTTGAGGTTGATAATGAGGCATGGCACATTGGCACAGAGAGCATCTAAGCAAGAGCTAGGTAGGTAGGTCCATGGTGATGTTAGATAGGTCCAAGGAATGACTTGGCCTGTTTTCATGCCTTGATTCATATGAATTATAATAACTCGTGCTTGACATGCATATGTATGCAATGGCGTCATCTCATCTCTTGGCCCCCAAACAATTATCTCTTATGGTCGTCAATTctatccttaattttttttttatgacggTCACACCCCTCacctatttaataattattcatcaaaaattCAATGTCTTAACGATCAAGACTcctcattcattttttaaatataattttaaatactatccaatgatattgattcaaaacatacGGAGAATAAAAAGTGAaatatatagtattttaatataaatcatctGATCATAATTATcatagtaatttaattaaataattaccaACCAGTTTTCTCTACTTATATATAGTCTTTATCtatctatttcttattttttaaattttacgggtgttaaatatttattcatatatatatatatatatatatatgactataCGTCAAAGGCAAATATTTGTAGAACATCCGTGATCGGGAAAAAAAAGTAATGACAGCGTGATAGAAAAAAATTGctatttatataaatagtaCAACAAACAGATGTTCAAAAACATGTACTTGTTCTTAAATGGGTAGTTAGGttatatttgggtttttattagTTCTTCTAAAGTGGGATAGTTCAGATAATATGACTGTGTAATTATTTATAGTACATTAAAGTGCTTCTAATTAAATTCTATGAAAATATGAGTTTAATTTTACTCGCTtgcttcagtaaaaaaaatatttgagattgttatattaattataaattttaaatattttaaatattttaaaaatatatataattttatatatatatatatatatatatatataaagatttaaaCTCAAAACTTCATTTGAACAAGTCAAACGATGTAAACCTTTATCATTTGGACTTAactcaatttattaaaatacattttttaatttacatataattattttaaaaatataaaatgactAATGtactggaaaaaaaaataaattcaacaacTACAAAAGTGGCTAATATAGAAGATTTTTATtaactacaaacaaaatattaaatactcACTAAATCATAAACCCTACGACTCTTTTCGGTTTTATTCACCCATTTTTTTCTGGTcccatttatttatctattcaaaaaattaataaaatattaaatattatttattcatatttatcatttacatttaatatacttttaaaaattaataattttttttataaatttaaaattatcaattaactATAATTGATTTTCTTAAAATGAACCAGGAacgaataaaatatgaaaaaattgaacaaaaatttatataattataatccCTCCATTCCTTATTATCTGCCACAAatccatgttcttttttatttgtcattttctaacatcaagaagcatttattatttttttcctaaaattacTCTTAACACTCTGTTCAATTCTAATCTCAATTAAATACAGAGAAATGCGAAAATATAAATTGTGAGtaattttaaagataattaattagAATAACTAAGTTTTAGTACAGTGAGAGACAAGCCATTTCCCATCAGAAACAAGTGGTTTTAAAGCCGGTAGGTGATTACTCTCGGTTTTGGGTTATGCATTACCCGTAACTTCTGCTCATTTgtcaaaaagtaaaatataacCGTTAATTTAGTGTCAGATGAATTTtttatgagttaaaaaaaaaattagaaatgaaaaGTTAGTTTCATAATTGAGCCTCACTTCCCCCACTCAAGAAAAATACTGCCTGCCCAAAATCCACTCTCAAAGACAACGAATTTAAACTGAAATGACTAATTCCTCCTCACTTCCACTCTTTTCCTGAACGAACGCCTTCCGAGATCTCGATTAACCACTTGGCTGTATAAAACAACGGACGTAAGAAACCataatacaatataaaataaaaattataaataaataaaaagaaaataaagaagataaaggCAAAAGGGCAATGAGGGAAGAATAATAGAAGAAATAGTTGGAACTTAGAAGAGTCCAAGAGTTGACCGGCATGACTAATGAGTCGGCTCATCAGCCACAGCACACCACACCTCACGCCCTCCACGTAGTAAAACCTCTAGAGAAAAGTAGTGGCTGCTCCCTCTCCCACGCGCACCCCTCTTCCGAACCTTCCTTCCACCGCCCTCCCTCTTTGTTTCCACGCCCTCTCCACCACCACGTGTGCCctttctcctctctctctctctctctatatctatatatatatagacagtGTCTATGGTCTTCTTGTGAGCATTTCGTCAAACATCTAGCATTTTATTCTTGTGAGCATTTCATCGAACATCTGGTGTTCAGAATTTTGCAGAGATgggaagaagaacaagagatgCTGAAGCAGAGCTTAACTTGCCGCCTGGCTTCCGCTTTCATCCCACTGATGAAGAGCTTGTTGTGCATTACCTTTGCTTGAAGTCCTCTGGCCAACGTTTGCCTGTTCCTATTATCGCTGAGGTTGATCTTTATAAGTTTGACCCTTGGGATCTCCCTGGTAAGAAGAACAAAATCATCAACTATggatttatgttttgttttgttttcaaagtaaATGAATGTTTTGGGAATGGAATGATGCAGAGATGGCGTTGTTTGGGCAGAAAGAGTGGTATTTTTTTACGCCGAGAGATCGGAAGTACCCGAATGGTTCTCGGCCGAATAGGGCGGCGGGGAGAGGGTACTGGAAAGCAACGGGAGCTGACAAGCCGGTTTGTCCAAAAGGGAGTAGTAAAGCTCTAGGGATCAAGAAAGCTCTTGTCTTTTACCATGGAAAAGCTCCGAAAGGATTGAAGACTGATTGGATCATGCATGAGTATCGACTTGCCGACGTTGATCGAGCTCCAAACAAGAAAGGAACACTCAGAGTAAgaacaaattcaaacaaatcatgaatctttcttgaaaattttcaacaaatatcaaatcaaaatctcacctttttatttttttaacctttgTATCAGTTGGATGATTGGGTGTTGTGTCGGCTGTACAACAAGAAGAACAATTGGGAGAAAACAGAGAGGAAGgtgagaagagaagaaagatcaTCAGTGATGGAAACCATGGAGTATTCGGAGATTCACGATGAAACTGGATCAACGAGCCATCGAACTCCGGAATCAGAGATCGATAATGATTCATTTCCGGACATTGATGGATTGGTTCAAGCTGGGTTTTTTCCTGCCGatcaagtgtttgatgaaaagCCTCAACCAGTGAGAAGTGGGTTTCCGGTGCTGGAGAAGATGAAAGAAGAGAATGATTGGATGAGTGACTTCAATCTTGATGATTTCCAGAGTTCTTGGGCAGCGTTTGGGGCTACAACTGCTGTTGATGTGCAGGATTCTTGGTTTTCAGCGCTggtgtctccgcgtttgaggcCACAAAACCAAGTAAATTTTAGTAGGTTTTAATTTAAGGTTttaagattagagttttagaGTCGTTAATCCTCTTTGTACACAAACTTGGAAATAAGTTTCAAGTGTTTTAATGAGATGTTTTTAAAATGAGGGGGATAATTGGGTgaatatatgtgtttttgtgATTTGGATGCAGAGTTATCACATTGCAAACTTCTTGTTTGCATTATCAAATTGTCTtattcctatttatttatttatgggaTTAAGAGTTTTAATCAAGGATATTATACATAAATATccttatacatatgtatgtatatattatgaaaacacgtttttttttatgccatgtaaattaaaaatattgatttaacAGTTCCTTAATCACGTGATGTTTTTGAATCCTCGCATTTCCTCTTTCATGCTACATGTTGATGTTTtcgtttttattaatttttttgttatttgtggatGTTTATTAATGTTTGTGGGAGGATTGAATGTTAGGCGGATGTGTGGTGGAATTTTCCCTAAttcgtaatatatatatatatatatatatatatatatatatagaacccaTCATTTAAGGACGTCcatagatttcaaatttaagAATGTCCATGGTATCCATCGGATGATAATCTGACGGCTCTTAGCATTATAAACAGTAAAAACCGTGTTCTACAGTATTATACAGGGATCATAAACAGTAAAAATatgtacagtgtttatataaacaatcaacCATCGAATGATAATCCAatggcttagatttaaaacgtccctagatttcaaatctagggacttacctagatgatgtttttctatatatatatatatatatatatttaaagggtaaaggttttttttttacccttatGAACaaactctttatttattttgttttttaagtaaaaaattattcattttgatctttatttatttatctaaataaaaaaattttaatttagttttctttgtCCTTTGTTAGCAGCATGGTATAAAGTATGTTGAGCGCTAATGCCATGTGGCTTGACATGtactatttaaaaaacattatgattttttttttaaatagagttaATCGGGTTAGtctcactaataattttttaaatatatatatatattaaaaaaaaaatcagatataGCCTGTAATATAGTAATGTGTGTATTAAATACTAGTAGTTAATAGATAATAACAGAAAGACCGAATTAAACATAATGCATTTGGAAAAactcaatgatttttttttttttagttcaaatgatgaaaatgatcaATCGGTCCATTTGAAGGACTAACATtggtttaaaattattataaataaaatgaaaatatcggtttacataattttatttgtttatgtttatatcTTATAAGTAAAAAACAAAGGCGGGGGATAATTGCATGGTTATACCCAGGATGTCTGATGTAtgtcacaaaataataatatctagGCAAATTCCCTGCTCCGCATCgggttattataattttttgagttttaaaataatattatataaaaataaaaactacaatactataattaaataactcattaaattaaatgaaaaactaTTGCTATACTTTAGTTTTGAAAGATTCCATGAACatttattaagtaattattattttttaattattaatatcatatttaatataaataaaaatatttaaaattattttttggatcACTCTCAAAGCAAAGCAACAGATatatatctactttaatagAATGTATagatgataataatattaaaaaaacatgcatgagATTTAATGCAACACCAAGTTGTTGATAAGTGAGCATAAAGATGATTGAATACCATGCAAACTGTCCAGATTCAAAGAGAAATATTCTGATAATATAAGCATAATAGTTTCTTTTTTGTGGGGACGAATGTGCCATTTGTCCACCCATGCATTTTTATGGCCCATTCCTCCCCTTCCAAGGAATTCTAGTTTTAGTCTAACACTTGATATGTGTTTTGGAAGATAGTTCAAGAGATATCTCTAAGGTCCAAATTGGTGGGTGGGTGTTGGCTTATAATTCATAGAACAAATTCATTGACAGACAGGAGATATATATCTTCAAGAAAAACAGTCTAATTTAGATGTACATGATGGTTGATGGTTGAAGTTCAATCCAATCCATTCAAGATAGCTTACAGAATTTGGTCATTCCAAGATGAGAAAATGATACAATGAAGAACATTGCTGTTGAAGTCTTAAAGAAAGGAACTGCAGAATAAAAGCCACCTTTCCGCGTAAAAGAATGGCAAGTAGTTAATAAAAATGACGATggaattaagtaaaaaaaaaaaaagggtaacaTGACCTGAGTTAACGATGCGAAGTTTCATTTCTGTACGTCAGTTGCAGAATCTTCGGACTCAATGGCCTTGTGTTCTTCCATTTCGATGTTCTTGTTCTAGGAACACTTATTGAAGAGGAGTATCTGGATCTCCGGCGAACTTTAAACTAGCATACAAAAGAACTTTGGTCAGCTATACAACATTGAGGCAATAATACCGGCTCGTCCTCTAAAAGATGGCAGTGATAAGAACATCAGATTTCAAACTCTCCTAATTGGGGCATCCTTTGAGGAGCAAGGCATTCTTGGGGGTTGGCGTAAAAATAGTCTTCCTCTTTAAGTCGGTCGGGAATAACCTTCCGTCTTACTGGCTGTCCCATCTGGTTTTTATGTACTTCTTGAACAGCATCAGAGAATTGTTCCCAAGATAGTTCCCCGGTTTGGTACAGATCCAAAAGTTCAACCAGTTCTCGCCTATCTAACACAATTGTCTTACGAAATCCTGTATACCTAAACAAGCAACAGAAGTTCGGTTCTTAGTGTCTACAAAGATCCCTACGAGCCGTATAAAATGATTGATAGGTTCACTACATTATGCATTTTCTGCATTTGAACAAAATAACACTCTCATGTGCTAAACATGCCACAACTATTTTCTGCAGGTGTTATTGAATAAAAGTGATTCAAGGACACGGTCAGTGAAAAAAACATGGTTGTTGTAAATTAGGgcaaaatttaaaagttatgcTTTGTCTGGTTgagaaattttgataatttgggTGTCGGTAAGCTGTACCACAGCATAGTGAACAGCAGCGTCATTGGCAGTTTAAGTTTTAAGCTAGCAAGAGTCCATCAGCCACAATGCATAGCTAGGTAGTTGttgtt from Dioscorea cayenensis subsp. rotundata cultivar TDr96_F1 chromosome 7, TDr96_F1_v2_PseudoChromosome.rev07_lg8_w22 25.fasta, whole genome shotgun sequence carries:
- the LOC120264812 gene encoding NAC domain-containing protein 2-like gives rise to the protein MGRRTRDAEAELNLPPGFRFHPTDEELVVHYLCLKSSGQRLPVPIIAEVDLYKFDPWDLPEMALFGQKEWYFFTPRDRKYPNGSRPNRAAGRGYWKATGADKPVCPKGSSKALGIKKALVFYHGKAPKGLKTDWIMHEYRLADVDRAPNKKGTLRLDDWVLCRLYNKKNNWEKTERKVRREERSSVMETMEYSEIHDETGSTSHRTPESEIDNDSFPDIDGLVQAGFFPADQVFDEKPQPVRSGFPVLEKMKEENDWMSDFNLDDFQSSWAAFGATTAVDVQDSWFSALVSPRLRPQNQVNFSRF